The following proteins are co-located in the Lagenorhynchus albirostris chromosome 4, mLagAlb1.1, whole genome shotgun sequence genome:
- the ABCE1 gene encoding ATP-binding cassette sub-family E member 1: MADKLTRIAIVNHDKCKPKKCRQECKKSCPVVRMGKLCIEVVPQSKIAWISETLCIGCGICIKKCPFGALSIVNLPSNLEKETTHRYCANAFKLHRLPIPRPGEVLGLVGTNGIGKSTALKILAGKQKPNLGKYDDPPDWQEILTYFRGSELQNYFTKILEDDLKAIIKPQYVDQIPKAAKGTVGCILDRKDETKTQAIVCQQLDLTHLKERNVEDLSGGELQRFACAVVCIQKADIFMFDEPSSYLDVKQRLKAAITIRSLINPDRYIIVVEHDLSVLDYLSDFICCLYGVPSAYGVVTMPFSVREGINIFLDGYVPTENLRFRDASLVFKVAETANEEEVKKMCMYKYPGMKKKMGEFELAIVAGEFTDSEIMVMLGENGTGKTTFIRMLAGRLKPDEGGEVPVLNVSYKPQKISPKSTGSVRQLLHEKIRDAYTHPQFVTDVMKPLQIENIIDQEVQTLSGGELQRVALALCLGKPADVYLIDEPSAYLDSEQRLMAARVVKRFILHAKKTAFVVEHDFIMATYLADRVIVFDGVPSKNTLANSPQTLLAGMNKFLSQLEITFRRDPNNYRPRINKLNSIKDVEQKKSGNYFFLDD, encoded by the exons ATGGCGGATAAATTAACAAGAATTGCTATTGTCAACCATGACAAATGTAAACCTAAGAAGTGTCGGCAGGAGTGCAAAAAGAGTTGCCCTGTGGTTCGAATGG GAAAATTATGCATAGAGGTTGTCCCCCAGAGCAAAATAGCATGGATTTCTGAAACTCTTTGTATTGGTTGTGGTATTTGTATTAAA AAGTGCCCCTTTGGTGCCTTATCAATTGTCAATCTACCAAGCAActtggaaaaagaaacaacacatCGATACTGTGCCAACGCCTTCAAGCTTCACAG GTTGCCCATTCCTCGTCCAGGTGAAGTTTTGGGATTAGTTGGAACTAATGGTATTGGAAAGTcaactgctttaaaaattttagcagGAAAGCAAAAGCCAAACCTTGGAAAATATGAT GACCCACCTGATTGGCAAGAAATTTTGACTTACTTCCGTGGATCTGAATTGCAGAATTACTTTACCAAGATTCTTGAAGATGACCTAAAAGCCATTATCAAACCTCAGTATGTAGACCAGATTCCCAAGGCTGCAAAG GGGACAGTGGGGTGTATTTTGGACCGAAAAGATGAAACAAAGACACAAGCAATTGTATGTCAGCAGCTCG ATTTAACCCATCTAAAAGAACGCAATGTTGAAGATCTTTCAGGAGGAGAGTTGCAGAGATTTGCCTGTGCTGTCGTTTGTATACAGAAAGCTGATAT tttcatGTTTGATGAACCTTCTAGTTACCTAGATGTCAAGCAGCGTTTAAAGGCTGCTATTACTATACGATCTCTAATAAATCCAGATAG ATATATCATTGTGGTGGAGCATGATCTAAGTGTATTAGACTATCTCTCTGACTTCATCTGCTGTTTATATGGCGTACCAAGTGCTTATGGTGTTGTCACTATGCCTTTTAGTGTAAGAGAAG gcataaacatttttttggatGGCTACGTTCCAACAGAAAACTTGAGATTCAGAGATGCATCACTTGTTTTTAAAGTAGCTGAGACAGCAAATGAAGAAGAAGTTAAAaagatgtgtatgtataaatatccTGGGATGAAGAAAAAGATGGGAGAGTTTGAGCTAGCAATTGTAGCTGGAGAGTTTACAGATTCTGAAATCATGGTGATGTTGGGTGAAAATG GTACTGGTAAAACGACGTTTATCAGAATGCTTGCTGGGAGACTTAAACCTGATGAAGGAG GGGAAGTACCAGTTTTAAATGTCAGTTATAAGCCACAGAAAATCAGTCCCAAATCAACC GGAAGTGTTCGCCAGCTACTACATGAAAAGATCAGAGATGCTTACACTCATCCACAATTTGTGACTGATGTAATGAAGCCTCTGCAAATTGAAAACATCATCGATCAAGAG GTGCAAACATTATCTGGTGGTGAACTGCAGCGAGTAGCTTTAGCTCTTTGTTTGGGCAAACCTGCTGATGTCTATTTAATTGACGAACCATCTGCATATTTGGATTCTGAGCAAAGATTGATGGCTGCTCGAGTTGTCAAACG TTTCATACTCCATGCTAAGAAGACAGCCTTTGTTGTGGAACATGACTTCATCATGGCCACCTATCTAGCAGATCGAGTCATTGTTTTTGATGGTGTTCCATCTAAGAACACACTTGCAAACAG tCCTCAAACACTTTTGGCTGGCATGAATAAATTTTTGTCTCAGCTTGAAATTACATTCAGAAGAGATCCAAACAACTATAGGCCAAGAATAAACAAACTCAATTCAATTAAG gatgTAGAACAAAAGAAGAGTGGAAACTACTTTTTCTTGGATGATTAG